A genomic window from Candidatus Thiocaldithrix dubininis includes:
- the aroC gene encoding chorismate synthase: MSGNSFGKLFTVTSFGESHGPAIGCIVDGCPPGLALSEADIQIDLDRRKPGQSRHTTQRREADEVQILSGVFEGKTTGTPIALIIQNTDQRSKDYSDILDRFRPGHADYTYYKKYGLRDYRGGGRSSARETAMRVAAGAIAKKWLQARYGVVIRGYLSQLGSIVAEQLNWDEIGNNPFFCPDASKVAAMEDYMDALRKEGNSVGAKITVVAANVPPGWGEPIFDRLDADIAHAMMSINAAKGVEIGAGFACVAQKGTEHRDEITMQGFLSNQAGGILGGISSGQEIIVHTAFKPTSSMRIPGRTVNLDGEAVEVITKGRHDPCVGIRATPICEAMLAITLMDHALRHRAQNADVVTTLPTIPGKVE; encoded by the coding sequence ATGTCAGGAAATAGCTTTGGAAAATTATTTACCGTTACCTCCTTTGGTGAGAGTCACGGTCCCGCCATTGGCTGCATCGTAGATGGCTGCCCGCCCGGGCTTGCGCTTAGTGAAGCTGATATTCAGATTGATTTAGATCGCCGTAAACCCGGTCAAAGTCGGCATACCACACAACGCCGTGAAGCGGATGAGGTGCAGATTTTATCCGGTGTGTTTGAGGGTAAGACAACGGGTACACCGATTGCCTTAATCATTCAAAATACGGATCAGCGGTCAAAAGATTATTCGGATATTCTGGACCGCTTTCGTCCGGGGCATGCGGATTACACGTATTATAAAAAATACGGTTTGCGGGATTATCGAGGTGGTGGTCGTTCGTCGGCGCGTGAAACAGCCATGCGCGTTGCCGCTGGGGCAATTGCTAAAAAGTGGTTACAAGCGCGTTATGGCGTTGTGATTCGTGGCTATCTCTCACAACTGGGTTCGATTGTTGCTGAGCAATTGAACTGGGACGAAATTGGTAATAATCCTTTTTTCTGCCCAGATGCCAGCAAAGTAGCGGCTATGGAAGACTATATGGATGCCTTGCGCAAGGAAGGTAATTCTGTTGGGGCAAAAATTACCGTGGTGGCGGCGAATGTTCCACCGGGTTGGGGTGAACCCATTTTTGATCGTTTAGATGCAGATATTGCGCACGCCATGATGTCGATTAATGCGGCGAAAGGTGTGGAAATCGGTGCGGGCTTTGCTTGTGTGGCACAGAAAGGCACAGAACACCGCGATGAAATCACGATGCAAGGCTTTCTTAGCAATCAAGCAGGCGGCATTTTAGGCGGCATTTCGTCTGGGCAAGAAATTATTGTACACACTGCGTTTAAACCGACGTCTAGTATGCGGATACCGGGACGCACGGTTAACTTAGACGGTGAAGCAGTGGAAGTGATTACCAAAGGTCGGCATGACCCTTGTGTGGGTATTCGTGCCACGCCTATTTGTGAAGCAATGTTAGCCATTACCTTAATGGATCATGCGTTACGCCACCGTGCCCAAAATGCGGATGTGGTGACTACCTTACCCACAATTCCGGGCAAGGTAGAATAA
- a CDS encoding MFS transporter — MNTSIPYARLSSFYFIYFAALGVFVPYWTVYLADVKGFSALQIGEIMALFMGTKVLAPLVWGWLVDHHGQRLRWIQLASFLTILCFALVYQATSFLDYLLLVAGFGFFWNAPLPQFEALTLNHLGLHVKRYSAIRLWGSIGFILAVISLPLLINRYGLTVVLHVQLLLFIAIFLSTWLVSDKTPVAAPHLQAKVSLTDILKHPSISLWLAACVLQQASHGAYYNFLSLYLADVGYNAWLISSLWALGVLAEVLLFLLMSPLMHKFGAERLFVLALGLTALRWLVLGEFVQTLPLLILAQLLHAATYGLFHASAIHIVHHIFPSALQGRGQALYSGVSYGLGGALGSLISGYTWYQFGAAQSFYVSSILVTLGLVFSLYAMRGVQRLYVA, encoded by the coding sequence GTGAATACCTCAATACCTTATGCTCGCTTATCTAGCTTTTACTTTATTTATTTTGCGGCTTTAGGCGTATTTGTACCCTATTGGACGGTGTATTTAGCCGATGTAAAAGGTTTTTCTGCCCTGCAAATTGGCGAAATTATGGCGCTGTTTATGGGAACTAAAGTGTTAGCGCCGTTAGTGTGGGGTTGGTTAGTCGATCATCATGGGCAGCGTTTAAGATGGATTCAACTTGCCAGTTTTCTAACGATTCTTTGTTTTGCACTGGTTTATCAAGCCACGAGTTTTTTAGATTATTTACTTTTAGTTGCAGGATTTGGTTTTTTTTGGAACGCTCCTTTACCGCAATTTGAAGCTTTAACCTTGAATCATTTAGGTTTACACGTTAAACGTTATAGTGCGATTCGCTTATGGGGTTCGATTGGTTTTATTCTGGCGGTGATTAGTTTACCACTGTTGATTAATCGTTATGGTTTGACGGTTGTCTTGCATGTGCAACTGCTGCTGTTTATTGCCATTTTTCTCAGTACATGGTTGGTTAGTGATAAAACCCCTGTTGCAGCGCCACATCTGCAAGCTAAAGTCAGCTTAACTGACATATTAAAACACCCTAGTATTAGTTTATGGTTAGCCGCTTGTGTCTTACAGCAAGCCAGTCATGGCGCTTATTATAATTTTTTGAGTTTATATTTAGCTGATGTCGGGTATAACGCTTGGCTGATTAGCAGTTTATGGGCATTGGGTGTATTAGCCGAAGTCTTGTTATTTTTGTTGATGTCGCCACTCATGCATAAGTTTGGCGCAGAACGCTTATTTGTGCTGGCGTTAGGGTTAACAGCGCTGCGCTGGTTAGTTTTAGGTGAGTTTGTGCAAACTTTGCCGCTCTTAATTTTGGCGCAATTATTACATGCTGCTACTTATGGTTTATTTCATGCTTCGGCGATTCATATAGTGCATCATATTTTTCCCAGTGCCTTACAAGGGCGTGGACAAGCCCTATATTCCGGGGTTAGTTATGGTTTAGGCGGTGCATTAGGCAGTTTAATCAGTGGTTATACTTGGTATCAATTTGGCGCAGCTCAAAGTTTTTATGTATCAAGTATACTGGTAACGCTGGGCTTAGTTTTTAGTTTATATGCAATGCGGGGAGTACAGCGTTTGTATGTCGCTTGA